The following proteins are encoded in a genomic region of Sorangiineae bacterium MSr12523:
- a CDS encoding NAD(P)H-binding protein, whose product MNTIDSHSVQTTSKTTLIVGGTGKTGRRVAQGLEAKGIPVRIASRSSASSASSASSGSGAVKFDWEDESTWAPALRGVDAVYLTYFPDLCDPRAPEHIRAFSKKAVECGVTRIVLLSGRGEPQCWPSEKAVRESGAKFTILRCSWFNQNFNEGQLLDAVRSGEIAFPAGDCAEPFIDVDDIADVAVAALTDDAHSGKLYELTGPRLLTFAEAAEEMSRAAGRPIRYVPVSGEEYAKVLAEFFPPDQVKFLTDLFLFVLDGHNAHVSDGVERALGRKPRDFADFARKAAATGVWS is encoded by the coding sequence ATGAATACAATCGACTCCCATTCGGTTCAGACGACTTCGAAGACCACGCTCATCGTCGGAGGCACCGGCAAAACGGGTCGCCGCGTTGCGCAAGGTCTGGAGGCGAAAGGCATTCCCGTTCGCATTGCGTCGCGCTCGTCTGCCTCGTCTGCCTCGTCTGCCTCGTCTGGCTCGGGCGCGGTGAAATTCGATTGGGAAGACGAGAGCACATGGGCACCTGCATTGCGCGGTGTCGATGCCGTGTACCTGACGTACTTCCCGGATCTATGCGATCCGCGCGCGCCCGAGCACATCCGCGCCTTCAGCAAGAAGGCGGTCGAATGCGGGGTGACCCGCATCGTTCTCTTGTCCGGCCGCGGCGAGCCCCAATGCTGGCCGAGCGAAAAAGCCGTTCGCGAGTCCGGCGCCAAGTTCACCATTCTGCGGTGCTCTTGGTTCAATCAGAACTTCAACGAGGGGCAACTGCTCGACGCTGTGCGCAGCGGCGAGATTGCCTTCCCTGCCGGCGATTGCGCGGAGCCCTTCATCGACGTAGACGACATTGCCGACGTGGCCGTTGCCGCCCTCACCGATGATGCGCATTCGGGCAAACTGTACGAGCTCACCGGACCGCGTCTGCTCACCTTCGCCGAGGCCGCGGAGGAGATGTCACGCGCCGCCGGGCGCCCGATTCGCTACGTGCCAGTGTCCGGCGAGGAGTACGCGAAGGTGCTCGCGGAGTTCTTCCCGCCGGACCAGGTGAAGTTCCTCACCGACCTATTCCTCTTCGTGCTGGACGGCCACAATGCGCACGTGAGCGACGGCGTCGAACGCGCCCTCGGCCGCAAGCCGCGCGACTTCGCGGACTTCGCCCGCAAAGCCGCAGCGACTGGGGTGTGGAGCTAA
- a CDS encoding family 10 glycosylhydrolase, translating into MRLRSCAACFLGVLVTASAAGAAPESLDPSNKVQCTTNPATPKRQLRAAWIASVVNIDWPSRKGLPAAEQQAEYRRLLDDLKSKNFNAVVVQIRPTADAFWPSPYEPWSEWLTGEQGRDPGYDPLAFAIEEAHARNLEFHAWFNPYRVSMQNDPAKLVPNHPARQHPDWVFAYGPKLYYDPGHPAARTFVENAIMHAVDHYDIDGVHFDDYFYPYPIAGKAIPDDATYAQYGSAYPSIHDWRRANIDRLIEDMDAQIHFAKPWVKFGISPFGIWQNKSTDPRGSETGGFESYSGIYADSFKWVKEGWVDYINPQVYWNIGLTVADYSKLVPWWAQVVQGTGVHLYVGQATYKIGTSGAWLDPEEMSRHLTFNRAYADVQGDVHFSAKDVLADRLGAMSKVVQAHHTRPALVPLKADLGGGAPRMPLITHAKRGTGGVELAIRPVDVGGSAATTSVAIYRFDGIDLPGACGFADASHLIGTARTKSGVAHFVDATAQPGTMYTYYATALDRLQHEGPSSPPRIVR; encoded by the coding sequence ATGAGACTACGATCCTGCGCGGCGTGCTTCCTCGGTGTCCTCGTCACAGCGTCGGCGGCGGGTGCGGCGCCGGAATCGCTCGACCCGAGCAACAAAGTGCAATGCACGACGAATCCGGCCACGCCCAAGCGCCAGCTGCGCGCGGCGTGGATCGCCAGCGTCGTGAACATCGATTGGCCGAGCCGCAAAGGACTGCCTGCCGCGGAGCAGCAAGCGGAATACCGGCGGCTATTGGACGATCTCAAATCGAAAAATTTCAATGCGGTCGTGGTTCAGATTCGGCCAACGGCAGACGCCTTTTGGCCATCGCCCTACGAACCGTGGTCCGAGTGGCTGACCGGTGAGCAAGGCCGCGATCCCGGCTACGACCCGCTGGCCTTTGCCATCGAGGAAGCGCACGCGCGCAACCTGGAGTTCCATGCCTGGTTCAATCCCTATCGCGTGAGCATGCAGAACGATCCGGCCAAGCTGGTGCCGAACCACCCCGCGCGCCAGCACCCGGATTGGGTCTTCGCCTACGGTCCAAAGCTCTATTACGATCCCGGCCACCCCGCGGCGCGCACCTTCGTGGAGAACGCCATCATGCACGCCGTCGACCACTACGACATCGACGGCGTGCACTTCGACGACTACTTCTACCCGTACCCCATCGCGGGCAAAGCCATTCCCGACGATGCGACGTATGCGCAATACGGGTCGGCCTATCCGAGCATTCACGATTGGCGGCGCGCCAACATCGATCGCTTGATCGAGGACATGGATGCGCAGATTCACTTTGCCAAGCCATGGGTCAAGTTTGGAATTAGCCCATTTGGCATCTGGCAGAACAAATCGACCGATCCGCGCGGCTCGGAAACGGGCGGCTTCGAATCATACAGCGGCATTTATGCCGACTCGTTCAAGTGGGTCAAAGAGGGGTGGGTCGATTACATCAACCCGCAGGTGTACTGGAACATTGGCCTGACCGTGGCCGACTATTCCAAACTCGTGCCCTGGTGGGCGCAGGTCGTTCAGGGGACCGGCGTCCATTTGTACGTGGGGCAGGCCACGTACAAGATTGGCACCTCGGGTGCCTGGCTCGATCCGGAGGAGATGAGCCGGCACCTCACGTTCAATCGCGCTTACGCCGATGTGCAGGGCGACGTGCACTTCAGCGCCAAGGACGTGCTCGCGGATCGGCTTGGCGCCATGTCGAAGGTGGTGCAGGCGCACCACACCCGTCCGGCGCTCGTGCCGCTCAAGGCAGATCTCGGTGGAGGGGCTCCGCGTATGCCCCTCATCACGCACGCGAAGCGGGGCACCGGTGGCGTCGAATTGGCCATTCGTCCAGTGGACGTGGGCGGTTCGGCCGCGACCACCTCGGTGGCCATTTACCGATTCGATGGCATCGATTTGCCGGGTGCCTGCGGCTTTGCCGATGCGTCGCACTTGATTGGAACCGCGCGCACCAAGTCCGGTGTGGCCCATTTCGTCGATGCCACCGCGCAGCCGGGAACGATGTACACGTATTACGCGACCGCGTTGGACCGTCTCCAACACGAGGGCCCATCGAGCCCTCCACGCATCGTGCGCTAA
- a CDS encoding adenosine deaminase, protein MTDLTTFIAGLPKAELHVHHVGSASPQIVAKLAARHPDSRVPKDPEALAKYFVFRDFAHFIEIYLSVVDLIRDAEDVRILTYEIAREMARQNIRYAELTITPYSSVTRGIPASAFVEAIDDARLSARRELGVALNWCFDIPGEAGIPSAEETLRVALNCKSDGLVSFGLGGPEIGVPRAQFKPYFDQAIAAGLHSVPHAGESTGPQTIWDSLTDLRAERIGHGISSTQDPRLLEYLVEHRIPLEVCPTSNIATGCVRKLEEHPIKDMVAAGVWVTINSDDPPMFGTDLNTEYAIAARLLNLDESGLAKLAKNAVDASFMDAAAKATLHAEIDAYVVKATS, encoded by the coding sequence ATGACGGACCTCACCACGTTCATCGCAGGGCTACCGAAGGCCGAGCTGCACGTGCACCACGTCGGCTCGGCATCGCCGCAAATCGTCGCCAAGCTTGCCGCGCGTCACCCCGATTCACGGGTACCGAAGGATCCGGAGGCGCTGGCGAAGTACTTCGTATTTCGCGACTTTGCCCATTTCATCGAGATTTACCTCTCGGTGGTGGATCTGATTCGCGATGCGGAGGACGTGCGCATTCTCACGTACGAAATCGCGCGTGAGATGGCGCGGCAAAACATCCGCTACGCGGAGCTGACCATCACGCCGTACAGTTCGGTCACCCGGGGGATCCCGGCATCCGCCTTCGTCGAGGCCATCGACGATGCGCGCCTGTCCGCGCGCAGGGAATTGGGCGTCGCACTCAATTGGTGTTTCGACATTCCGGGCGAGGCAGGCATCCCCTCGGCCGAGGAGACCTTGCGCGTGGCCTTGAATTGCAAGTCCGACGGCTTGGTGTCGTTCGGTCTGGGCGGGCCCGAAATTGGCGTTCCGCGCGCGCAGTTCAAACCGTATTTCGACCAAGCCATCGCCGCCGGCCTGCACAGTGTTCCGCACGCCGGCGAGAGCACCGGCCCGCAAACGATCTGGGACTCCCTTACCGATCTGCGGGCCGAGCGCATCGGCCACGGCATCAGCTCGACGCAAGACCCACGCTTGCTCGAGTACCTGGTCGAGCACCGCATCCCCCTCGAGGTGTGCCCCACCTCCAACATCGCCACCGGCTGCGTGCGCAAATTGGAGGAGCACCCCATCAAGGACATGGTCGCCGCCGGCGTGTGGGTCACCATCAACAGCGACGACCCGCCCATGTTCGGCACCGATCTGAATACCGAGTACGCGATTGCCGCGCGGCTCTTGAACCTGGACGAATCCGGGCTTGCCAAGCTGGCCAAGAACGCCGTCGATGCTTCGTTCATGGACGCCGCGGCGAAGGCGACGCTCCATGCGGAGATTGACGCGTATGTCGTGAAGGCTACCTCGTAG
- a CDS encoding VOC family protein, producing the protein MAIKQVTPYLFFSGTAEKAIKHYEKALGAKLEGQGVMRFGDVPPGGNAPPCPDADKNRVMHALLHIGGGQIMISDVPSDKKASTVSNVEIVLDFDDVAETASKFDALAAGGEVTSPLQDTFWGAKFGTITDAYGIRWMFNCTLKK; encoded by the coding sequence ATGGCGATCAAGCAAGTCACCCCGTACCTCTTCTTCAGCGGCACGGCCGAAAAGGCCATCAAACACTACGAGAAGGCGCTCGGCGCGAAGCTCGAAGGGCAGGGCGTCATGCGTTTCGGCGACGTTCCGCCCGGCGGCAACGCTCCCCCGTGTCCGGATGCGGACAAGAACCGGGTCATGCACGCCCTCCTGCACATCGGCGGCGGCCAGATCATGATCAGCGACGTGCCCTCCGACAAGAAGGCCTCTACGGTGAGCAACGTCGAAATCGTGCTCGACTTCGACGACGTGGCGGAGACCGCATCCAAGTTCGACGCCTTGGCGGCCGGAGGGGAGGTCACCTCGCCGCTCCAGGACACCTTCTGGGGCGCCAAGTTCGGCACCATCACGGACGCCTACGGCATCCGCTGGATGTTCAACTGCACGCTGAAAAAGTAG
- a CDS encoding RNA polymerase sigma factor has product MTDMAWIDAALTSARPQAIGALLRYFHDLDAAEEAYQEACLRALKNWSRNGPPRDVAAWLIFVGRNVAIDAARRRGRQKELPDEDVLSDLGDVEEEMAERLDGADYRDDILRLLFVCCHPELPATQQIALALRVVCGLSVQQIARAFFVTESAMEQRITRAKARIGAANVPFEAPGPREREERLEAVAAAIYLMFNEGYSATGEHVRARAPLLDEAVRLARLLLRLFPGEPEVLGLTGLLLVQHARTAARVAPDGTIVLLEDQDRTLWNRTMILEGLALIEKALRHERPGPYQMQAAIASMHARAKRIEDTDWAEIDRLYSVLESLQPSPVITLNRAVAVAKVRGAEAALALVEPLASHLSNYFYFFGVKGSLLMQLGRDAEARAAFRRAIALANTVQEAAHIRTHLDRLIKDGTTGDVQGSK; this is encoded by the coding sequence ATGACCGACATGGCCTGGATCGATGCGGCGCTCACCTCCGCCCGCCCGCAGGCGATCGGCGCGCTGCTTCGCTACTTCCACGACCTGGATGCGGCCGAGGAGGCGTACCAGGAAGCGTGTCTGCGCGCCCTGAAGAATTGGTCGCGCAACGGCCCCCCGCGGGATGTCGCGGCCTGGCTCATTTTCGTCGGCCGCAACGTCGCCATCGACGCCGCACGGCGGCGCGGCCGCCAAAAGGAGTTGCCCGACGAAGACGTGCTCTCGGACTTGGGCGATGTCGAGGAAGAGATGGCCGAGCGCCTCGACGGCGCCGATTACCGCGACGACATTCTGCGGCTGCTCTTCGTGTGCTGCCATCCGGAGCTGCCCGCCACGCAGCAGATTGCCCTGGCCTTGCGCGTCGTGTGCGGGCTCTCGGTCCAGCAGATCGCGCGCGCCTTCTTCGTGACCGAATCGGCCATGGAACAGCGCATCACGCGCGCAAAGGCCCGCATCGGTGCGGCGAACGTGCCCTTCGAGGCGCCTGGCCCGCGCGAGCGCGAGGAGCGCCTCGAGGCCGTGGCCGCGGCGATTTACCTCATGTTCAACGAGGGCTACTCGGCCACCGGTGAGCACGTGAGGGCGCGGGCGCCCCTCCTTGACGAAGCGGTGCGGCTCGCACGCCTGCTCTTGCGCCTCTTTCCCGGCGAGCCCGAGGTGCTCGGCCTCACGGGGCTACTTCTCGTGCAGCACGCGCGCACCGCGGCCCGGGTGGCGCCGGATGGAACCATCGTGCTCCTCGAGGATCAGGATCGCACCCTGTGGAACCGCACGATGATCCTCGAAGGGCTCGCGTTGATCGAGAAGGCCCTGCGCCACGAACGCCCCGGCCCGTACCAGATGCAGGCGGCCATCGCATCGATGCATGCGCGCGCCAAGCGCATCGAGGACACCGATTGGGCGGAGATCGATCGCCTCTATTCCGTGCTCGAGTCCCTACAGCCGTCCCCCGTGATCACGCTCAATCGGGCCGTGGCCGTGGCCAAGGTGCGGGGCGCCGAGGCAGCACTTGCCCTGGTCGAACCGCTGGCGTCGCATCTTTCCAACTATTTCTACTTCTTCGGCGTGAAGGGCTCCCTCCTCATGCAGCTCGGGCGCGACGCGGAAGCGCGCGCGGCCTTTCGTCGAGCCATCGCGCTCGCCAACACCGTGCAGGAAGCGGCCCATATCCGAACGCACCTGGACCGGCTCATTAAAGACGGCACAACGGGAGACGTTCAGGGTTCCAAATAG
- a CDS encoding YciI family protein — MLYAILCYDSEEVVGSWSQDQEATTMARLAAVQQKLAEKKQLGPVARLLPTTAATTVRKGAKPLVLDGPFAETKEQLLGFYVVDCASLDEAIEVARELGKASGSEGAYEIRPIATFKPGTGVA, encoded by the coding sequence ATGCTCTACGCCATTCTCTGCTACGACTCCGAAGAGGTCGTCGGTTCCTGGAGTCAGGACCAAGAAGCCACCACCATGGCGCGGCTCGCTGCGGTGCAGCAGAAATTGGCCGAAAAGAAGCAGCTCGGGCCGGTGGCCCGGCTACTTCCGACCACGGCCGCCACCACCGTGCGCAAAGGCGCCAAGCCGCTTGTCCTCGACGGCCCCTTCGCCGAGACCAAGGAGCAGCTTCTCGGCTTCTACGTCGTGGACTGCGCCTCCCTGGACGAGGCCATCGAAGTCGCCCGCGAGCTGGGAAAGGCCAGCGGCAGCGAGGGGGCTTACGAGATACGGCCCATCGCGACATTCAAACCGGGAACTGGCGTGGCATGA
- a CDS encoding sulfite exporter TauE/SafE family protein gives MQWIYTAAGLLVGFTVGLTGVGGGSLMTPILVLAFGISPAVAVGTDLLYASITKTGGTLVHGRRGSVDWKIVGWLSAGSLPAALACILLLRKLGVDSKHFSSVVTYTLGIALLFTAVAVLFKEKLRKLTTGKGEWRARWLVPATIATGVVLGVLVSISSVGAGALGMVALCFLYPEKPTVHNVGTDIAHAVPLTAVAGLGHAFMGTVNVSLLGSLLLGSLPGIYLGSRVSTHVPDKVLRPILASMLAIIGGRLVF, from the coding sequence ATGCAGTGGATCTACACGGCTGCCGGCCTTTTGGTCGGCTTCACGGTTGGACTCACTGGAGTGGGCGGCGGCTCCTTGATGACGCCCATTCTGGTTCTTGCATTCGGCATCTCGCCCGCAGTCGCGGTGGGAACCGATTTGCTTTATGCGTCGATTACCAAAACCGGCGGCACCCTCGTTCACGGGCGCCGCGGCAGCGTCGATTGGAAGATCGTCGGCTGGCTCTCCGCCGGCAGCCTCCCTGCCGCCCTTGCGTGCATCCTCCTTCTCAGGAAGCTCGGCGTCGACAGCAAGCATTTCTCGTCTGTCGTCACGTACACGCTCGGCATCGCGCTTCTCTTTACCGCCGTCGCGGTGCTCTTCAAAGAGAAATTGCGCAAACTCACCACCGGCAAAGGGGAATGGCGCGCACGCTGGCTCGTCCCGGCAACCATTGCCACCGGCGTCGTCCTCGGTGTTCTCGTTTCCATCTCCTCCGTCGGCGCCGGCGCCCTGGGCATGGTGGCGCTTTGCTTTCTCTATCCGGAAAAACCCACCGTGCACAACGTGGGAACGGACATCGCGCACGCCGTGCCGCTCACCGCGGTGGCCGGCCTCGGTCACGCCTTCATGGGCACGGTGAACGTCTCGCTGCTGGGCAGCCTGCTCCTTGGCTCGCTCCCCGGCATTTACCTGGGCAGCCGCGTCAGCACGCACGTGCCCGACAAAGTGCTCCGGCCCATTCTGGCCTCCATGCTGGCCATCATCGGCGGCCGCCTCGTGTTCTGA
- a CDS encoding phosphoadenylyl-sulfate reductase, protein MNNTKIDNAIALLKRIETDFSPAAFANSLGAEDMVLTDLIAKAAPTIESFSLDTGRLPEETHKLMRKLSERYPLPIRVYFPDSRDVEADLAAHGFNGFYDSVEARKACCHARKVLPLKRALTDKKAWITGLRRDQAPTRADLAEQQDDVENGLVKFNPLIDWSETDVWNYIREHNVPYNKLHDRSYPSIGCAPCTRAIASGEDIRAGRWWWERPDQKECGLHRRN, encoded by the coding sequence ATGAACAACACGAAAATCGACAACGCCATTGCACTTCTGAAGCGCATCGAAACCGATTTCTCGCCCGCGGCATTTGCCAACAGCCTGGGCGCGGAAGACATGGTGCTCACGGATCTCATCGCCAAGGCCGCCCCAACCATCGAATCATTCAGCTTGGACACGGGGCGGCTGCCCGAGGAGACGCACAAATTGATGCGCAAACTCTCCGAGCGCTATCCGCTGCCCATCCGCGTGTACTTTCCCGATAGCCGCGATGTCGAAGCGGATCTCGCGGCGCACGGCTTCAATGGATTTTACGACAGTGTCGAGGCGCGCAAAGCCTGTTGCCATGCGCGCAAAGTGCTGCCGCTCAAACGCGCCCTCACCGACAAGAAAGCCTGGATCACCGGCCTGCGGCGCGACCAGGCCCCCACGCGCGCCGACCTCGCCGAGCAGCAAGACGACGTCGAGAACGGATTGGTCAAATTCAATCCGCTCATCGATTGGTCCGAGACAGACGTGTGGAATTACATCCGCGAGCACAACGTCCCGTACAACAAACTCCACGATCGCTCGTATCCGAGCATCGGTTGCGCCCCCTGCACACGCGCCATCGCCTCCGGTGAAGACATCCGCGCGGGCCGCTGGTGGTGGGAGCGCCCCGATCAAAAGGAATGTGGCCTCCACCGAAGGAATTAA
- the cysD gene encoding sulfate adenylyltransferase subunit CysD: MNALKLPEGWEDTSPKAPSSTRRRRLSHLAALESESIHIMREVAAECANPVLLFSGGKDSIVMLRLAEKAFRPGKFPFPLLHIDTEHNFPEVIDYRNRRAAELGERLIVRSVQDSIDRGRVVPKSPDESRNRMQSVTLLDAISEFGFDACFGGARRDEEKARAKERIFSFRDDFGQWDPKNQRPELWDLYNTRVRTGLDVREHMRVFPISNWTELDIWQYIGQERLEIPSIYFAHRRDVVARGNGFLAINELVKPKAGEVPENRMVRFRTVGDMPCTCAVESDAATVEAIIRETAATRITERGATRMDDQVAEAAMELRKKEGYF; encoded by the coding sequence ATGAACGCGCTCAAACTCCCAGAAGGCTGGGAAGACACCAGTCCGAAGGCCCCGTCCTCCACGCGTCGCCGCCGTCTCAGCCATCTGGCGGCGCTCGAATCCGAGTCCATTCACATCATGCGCGAGGTCGCCGCCGAGTGTGCGAACCCCGTGCTGCTCTTCTCCGGTGGCAAAGATTCCATCGTGATGCTGCGCCTTGCGGAGAAAGCTTTCCGCCCGGGCAAATTCCCTTTCCCGCTTTTGCACATCGATACCGAGCACAATTTTCCCGAGGTCATCGATTACCGCAATCGCCGCGCCGCCGAGCTCGGGGAACGGCTCATCGTGCGCTCGGTGCAGGACAGCATCGACCGCGGGCGCGTCGTTCCCAAGTCGCCCGACGAGAGCCGCAACCGCATGCAATCGGTCACCTTGTTGGACGCTATTTCGGAATTCGGCTTCGACGCCTGTTTCGGCGGCGCGCGCCGTGACGAAGAAAAAGCGCGCGCCAAAGAGCGCATTTTCTCCTTCCGCGACGACTTCGGCCAATGGGACCCGAAGAACCAGCGCCCCGAGCTGTGGGATCTCTACAACACGCGCGTCCGCACTGGCCTGGACGTGCGAGAGCACATGCGCGTCTTCCCCATCAGCAATTGGACCGAGCTCGATATTTGGCAGTACATCGGGCAGGAGCGGCTGGAAATCCCGTCGATTTACTTTGCACACCGCCGCGACGTGGTCGCGCGTGGAAATGGTTTTCTCGCCATCAACGAGCTGGTGAAGCCCAAGGCGGGCGAGGTGCCGGAGAATCGCATGGTGCGATTCCGCACGGTGGGCGACATGCCCTGCACGTGCGCCGTCGAATCGGACGCCGCCACGGTGGAGGCCATCATTCGCGAAACCGCGGCAACGCGCATCACCGAACGCGGCGCGACCCGCATGGACGATCAGGTCGCCGAGGCGGCCATGGAGCTGCGCAAGAAGGAAGGGTATTTCTAA
- the cysN gene encoding sulfate adenylyltransferase subunit CysN, which yields MSTAEIRISASHPTDHAIDLLRFSTAGSVDDGKSTLIGRLLYDSKSIFEDQYAAIERTTARRGGSVADLALLTDGLIAEREQGITIDVAYRYFATPRRKFIIADTPGHEQYTRNMVTGASTANLTIILVDARKGVSVQSRRHAAVAALLGIRHIVVAVNKMDLVDYSMDTFETIKSQFAAFAKALHLPDVHYVPMSALHGDMVVDRGDNLGWYGGPTLLGLLETLPVDDDVDLRAFRFPVQFVSRPQTQEHHDFRGYMGRIEAGSVRVGDAITILPSGRTSRIKEIATYDGPLQEAFAPQSVTLLLEDEIDISRGDMFVKTSEHTHDAHVAREVRANVCWMGDAPLDPRRKYLVKHTTRTVKALVSGIDHRLDVNSLAREPAAELKMNDIGQVRFKLQGPIAFDAYDVNRTTGAFILIDEVSNNTVGAGMILGQSAPTMASL from the coding sequence ATGTCGACCGCCGAAATTCGGATTTCAGCTTCCCACCCCACCGATCACGCGATCGATCTTTTGCGCTTCTCCACCGCAGGCAGCGTCGACGACGGCAAGAGCACGCTCATCGGGCGGCTTTTGTACGATTCGAAATCGATCTTCGAGGACCAATATGCTGCCATCGAACGCACCACCGCCCGCCGCGGCGGCAGCGTGGCGGATCTGGCCCTGCTCACCGATGGCCTCATCGCCGAGCGCGAACAGGGCATCACCATCGACGTGGCGTATCGTTATTTCGCCACGCCGCGGCGCAAGTTCATCATCGCCGACACGCCCGGGCACGAGCAGTACACGCGCAACATGGTGACCGGCGCCTCCACGGCGAACCTCACGATCATCCTGGTCGATGCGCGCAAGGGCGTATCGGTGCAGAGCCGCCGGCATGCGGCCGTCGCCGCGTTGCTCGGCATTCGGCACATCGTGGTGGCCGTCAACAAGATGGACTTGGTCGACTATTCGATGGATACGTTCGAGACCATCAAGTCGCAATTTGCGGCCTTCGCGAAGGCGCTGCACCTGCCCGACGTGCATTACGTGCCCATGTCGGCCTTGCATGGCGACATGGTGGTCGATCGCGGGGACAACCTCGGCTGGTACGGCGGCCCCACCCTTCTCGGGCTGCTCGAAACCCTGCCCGTGGACGATGACGTCGACCTGCGCGCCTTCCGCTTTCCGGTGCAGTTCGTGAGCCGACCGCAGACGCAGGAACACCACGATTTTCGCGGATACATGGGGCGCATCGAGGCGGGCAGCGTCCGTGTCGGCGACGCCATCACGATCCTGCCGTCGGGCCGCACCTCGCGCATCAAGGAGATTGCGACCTACGATGGGCCGCTCCAGGAGGCATTCGCGCCGCAGTCGGTCACCCTTTTGCTCGAGGACGAAATCGACATTTCGCGCGGCGATATGTTCGTCAAAACGAGTGAACACACCCACGACGCGCACGTGGCGCGCGAAGTCCGCGCGAATGTCTGCTGGATGGGCGATGCCCCGCTCGATCCGCGGCGCAAGTACCTGGTGAAGCACACCACGCGCACGGTCAAGGCGCTGGTGTCGGGCATCGACCATCGGCTAGACGTGAACAGCCTGGCGCGCGAGCCGGCCGCCGAATTGAAGATGAACGATATCGGCCAAGTGCGTTTCAAGCTGCAAGGGCCCATTGCATTCGACGCCTACGACGTGAACCGCACCACCGGCGCCTTCATCTTGATCGACGAGGTGAGCAACAACACCGTGGGTGCCGGCATGATCCTCGGGCAGTCGGCGCCCACCATGGCATCGCTTTGA
- a CDS encoding putative sulfate exporter family transporter has product MIPGLALAFGVGLAALGIRHALPPSPYVSDVLVAIALGALILNTPLARLLRLPRPSENAATHAYAKGLTFTGKWVLRGAIVLMGLKVQTKFLGAGEVALILGVAAASIPSAFFVAHAMGTWLGLRRPLVDLVAGGTMICGASAIQAIAPVTGGERDDQGIAIATVFVFSVTALLAFRPIALYLEIDPSYAGLWAGLSVNDLSSAIAVGQQMGGAGDAGGVMAAASKSARVLLLAPTLVAFAVLRGHAAAGAEGDLRKRITSHLPGFLLGYLALAAARALGDRVFAGNSAWAAALDVNRTMVDVAMVSVSAAIGLHLELRGLLRAGVRALAVGGVTSVWMASVTLSMICAGARGSTYTVVLVGAGALAASYLLWRIEKGRALRKNGLRVGGNAEMIGTGQHHELRVR; this is encoded by the coding sequence TTGATCCCCGGCCTCGCGCTGGCATTCGGCGTGGGGCTGGCAGCGCTGGGCATCCGGCATGCGCTGCCCCCTTCGCCGTATGTCTCCGATGTGCTGGTGGCCATTGCGCTGGGTGCGTTGATTCTCAATACGCCGCTCGCGCGCCTATTGCGACTTCCGCGACCCAGCGAAAATGCCGCGACCCACGCCTATGCAAAGGGACTCACGTTCACCGGCAAGTGGGTCCTGCGTGGGGCCATCGTCCTCATGGGCCTCAAGGTGCAGACGAAGTTCCTTGGGGCCGGTGAGGTTGCGCTCATTCTGGGCGTGGCCGCGGCATCCATTCCGAGCGCGTTTTTCGTGGCGCATGCCATGGGAACGTGGCTTGGTCTGCGGCGGCCCCTGGTCGATCTGGTGGCGGGCGGCACGATGATCTGCGGTGCGTCCGCCATTCAAGCCATCGCACCGGTGACGGGCGGCGAGCGCGACGATCAGGGCATCGCCATTGCCACGGTCTTCGTCTTCAGCGTGACCGCGCTTTTGGCATTTCGTCCCATTGCCCTCTATCTGGAAATCGACCCGAGCTATGCCGGGTTGTGGGCCGGTCTCTCGGTCAATGATCTCTCCAGCGCCATCGCCGTCGGACAGCAAATGGGTGGCGCGGGCGATGCCGGCGGGGTCATGGCGGCAGCCTCCAAGTCGGCGCGCGTGTTGCTCCTCGCGCCGACCTTGGTCGCCTTCGCCGTTCTGCGCGGACACGCCGCGGCTGGTGCGGAGGGCGATCTTCGAAAGCGGATCACGTCGCATCTTCCCGGGTTTCTTCTGGGCTACCTCGCACTCGCGGCCGCGCGGGCGCTGGGCGATCGCGTGTTCGCCGGAAATAGCGCGTGGGCGGCGGCGCTCGACGTGAACCGCACGATGGTCGACGTGGCCATGGTCTCGGTCTCCGCGGCCATCGGCCTTCACCTCGAGCTGCGCGGCTTGCTGCGCGCAGGCGTGCGTGCCCTCGCGGTGGGTGGCGTCACCTCGGTGTGGATGGCCAGCGTGACTTTGTCAATGATTTGCGCCGGCGCACGCGGTTCGACGTACACGGTGGTTCTCGTCGGCGCAGGAGCCTTGGCCGCGAGTTACCTTCTATGGCGCATCGAGAAAGGCCGTGCTCTTCGAAAGAATGGTCTCCGCGTGGGTGGCAATGCTGAAATGATCGGCACCGGGCAGCACCACGAGTTGCGCGTTCGGTAA